The following coding sequences lie in one Spea bombifrons isolate aSpeBom1 chromosome 5, aSpeBom1.2.pri, whole genome shotgun sequence genomic window:
- the LOC128497384 gene encoding rho GTPase-activating protein 28-like — translation MAIQLNSRTKAKDILARFQCENSNGTPDSDRINNQSLYEIGGNIGEHCLDPDTYMLDVYNVNPRAEWILKPKNS, via the exons ATGGCGATCCAGCTGAACAGTCGGACGAAAGCCAAAGACATCTTGGCAAGGTTTCAGTGCGAAAACAG TAACGGAACACCAGACAGTGACAGAATAAACAACCAAAGTTTATATGAAATAGGAGGAAATATAG GAGAGCATTGCCTGGATCCAGATACCTATATGTTGGATGTGTACAATGTGAACCCTCGCGCAGAATGGATTTTAAAGCCAAAAAACAGCTGA